The following coding sequences lie in one Danio rerio strain Tuebingen ecotype United States chromosome 25, GRCz12tu, whole genome shotgun sequence genomic window:
- the tigara gene encoding probable fructose-2,6-bisphosphatase TIGAR A isoform X1, whose amino-acid sequence MVRRSATKMAFYKTAEIIVRNNRTCHDLELVADPSLIERSFGIAEGGRVIDMKNMAKAAGQPLPEFTPPEGETMEQVKLRIKDFLKAMYQRIANDHQDKVQDGGTSSADESTEAPAGLANDGVSSVPVHALVVGHGAYMSIAMRYFFEDLKCPVPRGLDPAQQFSICPNTGMCRFIITLKCSSVDIALSDIKCVFINRRDHFKTN is encoded by the exons A TGGTGAGACGCAGTGCAACAAAGATGGCCTTTTACAAG ACTGCTGAGATCATTGTAAGAAACAACAGAACCTGCCATGACTTAGAACTGGTAGCAGATCCATCACTTATAGAAAGG AGTTTTGGCATAGCTGAGGGAGGTCGAGTTATAGATATGAAAAACATGGCTAAAGCAGCAGGACAGCCTTTACCAGAGTTCACTCCACCCGAGGGAGAGACCATGGAACAG GTGAAGTTGCGAATTAAGGATTTTCTGAAGGCCATGTACCAGCGAATAGCAAATGACCATCAAGACAAAGTACAAGATGGAGGAACATCCTCAGCAGACGAAAGCACCGAGGCTCCAGCAGGACTGGCTAATGATGGAGTCTCTAGTGTGCCTGTACATGCACTGGTGGTCGGTCATGGGGCTTATATGAGCATAGCCATGCGCTATTTTTTTGAGGACCTGAAATGCCCAGTGCCTCGTGGTTTAGATCCAGCTCAACAGTTTTCCATCTGCCCGAACACTGGAATGTGCCGATTTATTATCACTTTGAAATGTAGCAGTGTGGATATTGCACTTTCTGACATCAAATGTGTGTTCATCAACAGAAGAGACCACTTCAAGACTAATTAG
- the tigara gene encoding probable fructose-2,6-bisphosphatase TIGAR A, translating to MLAFGLTVVRHGETQCNKDGLLQGQKIDSLLSDIGIQQSEAAGQYLRDVKFTNVFVSNMKRAKQTAEIIVRNNRTCHDLELVADPSLIERSFGIAEGGRVIDMKNMAKAAGQPLPEFTPPEGETMEQVKLRIKDFLKAMYQRIANDHQDKVQDGGTSSADESTEAPAGLANDGVSSVPVHALVVGHGAYMSIAMRYFFEDLKCPVPRGLDPAQQFSICPNTGMCRFIITLKCSSVDIALSDIKCVFINRRDHFKTN from the exons ATGCTCGCCTTTGGTTTAACAGTAGTCCGACA TGGTGAGACGCAGTGCAACAAAGATGGCCTTTTACAAG GTCAGAAAATAGACTCTCTGCTTTCTGACATTGGCATACAGCAGTCTGAGGCTGCTGGACAATACCTCAGGGATGTGAAATTTACAAATGTGTTTGTCAGCAACATGAAACGTGCCAAGCAG ACTGCTGAGATCATTGTAAGAAACAACAGAACCTGCCATGACTTAGAACTGGTAGCAGATCCATCACTTATAGAAAGG AGTTTTGGCATAGCTGAGGGAGGTCGAGTTATAGATATGAAAAACATGGCTAAAGCAGCAGGACAGCCTTTACCAGAGTTCACTCCACCCGAGGGAGAGACCATGGAACAG GTGAAGTTGCGAATTAAGGATTTTCTGAAGGCCATGTACCAGCGAATAGCAAATGACCATCAAGACAAAGTACAAGATGGAGGAACATCCTCAGCAGACGAAAGCACCGAGGCTCCAGCAGGACTGGCTAATGATGGAGTCTCTAGTGTGCCTGTACATGCACTGGTGGTCGGTCATGGGGCTTATATGAGCATAGCCATGCGCTATTTTTTTGAGGACCTGAAATGCCCAGTGCCTCGTGGTTTAGATCCAGCTCAACAGTTTTCCATCTGCCCGAACACTGGAATGTGCCGATTTATTATCACTTTGAAATGTAGCAGTGTGGATATTGCACTTTCTGACATCAAATGTGTGTTCATCAACAGAAGAGACCACTTCAAGACTAATTAG
- the tigara gene encoding probable fructose-2,6-bisphosphatase TIGAR A isoform X2, with translation MKNMAKAAGQPLPEFTPPEGETMEQVKLRIKDFLKAMYQRIANDHQDKVQDGGTSSADESTEAPAGLANDGVSSVPVHALVVGHGAYMSIAMRYFFEDLKCPVPRGLDPAQQFSICPNTGMCRFIITLKCSSVDIALSDIKCVFINRRDHFKTN, from the exons ATGAAAAACATGGCTAAAGCAGCAGGACAGCCTTTACCAGAGTTCACTCCACCCGAGGGAGAGACCATGGAACAG GTGAAGTTGCGAATTAAGGATTTTCTGAAGGCCATGTACCAGCGAATAGCAAATGACCATCAAGACAAAGTACAAGATGGAGGAACATCCTCAGCAGACGAAAGCACCGAGGCTCCAGCAGGACTGGCTAATGATGGAGTCTCTAGTGTGCCTGTACATGCACTGGTGGTCGGTCATGGGGCTTATATGAGCATAGCCATGCGCTATTTTTTTGAGGACCTGAAATGCCCAGTGCCTCGTGGTTTAGATCCAGCTCAACAGTTTTCCATCTGCCCGAACACTGGAATGTGCCGATTTATTATCACTTTGAAATGTAGCAGTGTGGATATTGCACTTTCTGACATCAAATGTGTGTTCATCAACAGAAGAGACCACTTCAAGACTAATTAG